The window CTAGTTGGTCGATGAATGTCATTTCAACCCTCATCCTTTGTGTAGCCTTCGCTCGATTTCTCATTTTGAATATCAATCAATTCATCCACTTTTGCACTAATACGATTATCAATCTTAGCTACATTTAATTGATGGTCTACTTTCGAACCAATCAGTTCTTCTCTTAGCTCTTCAGAAAAAGATTGATTGCCGGATTCGATGACTTTTAATTTAGAAGCTAATCCCGCCGGAACAAGTACCCCTAGTTCGGCCATGTTTTCCATGATGGATAATGCTTCATTGACGATATAAAAAAGAACGGTCGCATATGTAACTGCTCCGTTCATACCTAGTATTTGATCAATGATGTTGGCCATGATAACCATAACGAGAACTAACATTTTTCTTGCGTAGCCGAACAGACTTTTTCGACTCCACAAATTTTCGTTCTTGTATGCTTTGAAAATACCTGTGATAATATCAAGCGCCATTAAGATTAATAAAAAGTGGAGAAACTTAACTCCCCCAAACAAATACATGTGTACGATTTCCAACTGACCCAAATAAAAACCTCCCATTATTTTTCACTCCTTAATTTTGAGTAAATAAAAAGAACGCCCGGTGTGGACGTTCCTACAATTTTATATTTGAGCTCCATACTATTATCAGAAGGCCAATTAGGGCTAATAGCATTGTACCTATACATACAATAATATAGATTTTAAATAATACTTCCGCGAACTTTTCGTAGTCATCATCTTCTTCATCAACCGTGACCGAATTAAAGA of the Sporosarcina sp. FSL K6-1508 genome contains:
- a CDS encoding phage holin family protein, translating into MGGFYLGQLEIVHMYLFGGVKFLHFLLILMALDIITGIFKAYKNENLWSRKSLFGYARKMLVLVMVIMANIIDQILGMNGAVTYATVLFYIVNEALSIMENMAELGVLVPAGLASKLKVIESGNQSFSEELREELIGSKVDHQLNVAKIDNRISAKVDELIDIQNEKSSEGYTKDEG